One genomic window of Fervidobacterium thailandense includes the following:
- the cobO gene encoding cob(I)yrinic acid a,c-diamide adenosyltransferase — protein MGYVHVYTGNGKGKTTAALGLALRAICAGKKVYIGQFIKGMHYSELEAVKYLPNLLIEQYGRGCFIRGKPTEEDVKLAHTGLKRVREILESNAFDIVILDEINVALFYRLLDVSEVLELIANRPHDVELILTGRYAPKEIIEVADLVTEMVEVKHYYQQGVVARKGIEF, from the coding sequence ATGGGCTATGTACATGTTTACACCGGAAATGGAAAAGGCAAAACAACGGCGGCACTCGGCCTGGCTCTTAGGGCGATCTGCGCTGGGAAAAAAGTCTACATCGGGCAGTTCATAAAGGGCATGCACTATAGCGAATTGGAAGCGGTTAAATACCTACCAAATCTTCTCATCGAACAGTACGGTCGCGGTTGTTTCATCCGTGGAAAACCAACCGAGGAGGATGTAAAGCTCGCACACACCGGTCTGAAGCGCGTACGCGAAATCTTAGAGAGCAATGCGTTCGATATTGTTATCCTTGATGAGATAAATGTCGCTTTGTTCTACAGGTTGCTCGATGTTTCTGAGGTATTAGAACTAATTGCGAATCGACCTCACGACGTTGAGCTGATTCTAACCGGTCGGTACGCACCGAAGGAAATCATAGAGGTAGCGGATTTAGTAACTGAGATGGTCGAGGTGAAACATTACTACCAGCAAGGTGTGGTCGCAAGAAAAGGGATTGAATTCTGA
- a CDS encoding ATP-grasp domain-containing protein, whose translation MKVQEYVAKRILDKHGLRVPKSIFVTSYNEEVEKGLLKLGFPVVLKSQVLVGGRMKAGGVLFAHTLEEAKEGIEHLLSKPIKGELPEGVLVEELVEHDEEWYISLSVDRTLRDILFIFSKFGGVDIEEISTREPEKVIKTTDITNLPRVVQPLAKTLLEIFLEYDLTLLEINPIGVSNGILYMLDAVFHVDENALFRQTWVKKDGAEHFVRLDGDIGVIGCGAGIVMATIDVLKEHGLEPANFYDIGGGASREELLKALDTVCGFSNIVVLNIFGGITDTLEVAKGIVEFSKSNPQVQLFVRLSGTHEDEARKYLLENGITCASDMKELMAQLLQWKEGKVGESHVLEAR comes from the coding sequence ATGAAGGTTCAAGAGTACGTGGCTAAGCGGATTTTGGACAAACACGGCTTGCGGGTTCCAAAGTCTATTTTTGTAACGAGCTACAACGAAGAGGTGGAGAAAGGTCTACTCAAGCTCGGTTTTCCGGTGGTACTCAAATCTCAAGTACTCGTCGGGGGAAGGATGAAGGCAGGCGGGGTACTCTTTGCCCACACGCTCGAGGAAGCCAAGGAGGGAATCGAGCACTTACTCTCAAAACCTATAAAGGGAGAACTTCCCGAAGGTGTGCTTGTTGAGGAACTGGTGGAACACGATGAAGAGTGGTACATTTCACTGTCGGTGGATAGAACACTTCGTGACATCCTGTTCATCTTTTCGAAATTTGGAGGAGTGGATATTGAGGAAATTTCCACCAGGGAACCGGAGAAGGTTATCAAAACAACGGATATTACGAACCTTCCAAGAGTCGTCCAACCACTTGCCAAAACCCTCCTTGAGATATTCCTGGAATACGATCTAACCCTGCTCGAAATCAATCCGATAGGAGTCTCAAACGGTATACTTTACATGCTTGACGCGGTGTTCCACGTCGATGAAAACGCACTGTTTCGGCAAACGTGGGTTAAGAAAGATGGTGCAGAACACTTCGTTCGACTCGATGGGGATATCGGTGTCATAGGATGCGGTGCTGGCATCGTCATGGCAACTATCGATGTTTTAAAAGAACACGGTCTTGAGCCGGCGAACTTCTACGATATCGGCGGTGGAGCAAGCAGGGAGGAATTACTGAAAGCGTTGGATACCGTATGTGGTTTTTCAAATATTGTTGTATTAAACATCTTCGGTGGAATAACCGATACGTTGGAAGTAGCCAAAGGTATCGTTGAATTCTCGAAATCCAACCCACAGGTTCAACTTTTTGTTAGACTTTCAGGTACACACGAGGATGAAGCAAGAAAATACCTGCTCGAGAACGGAATTACTTGTGCATCTGACATGAAAGAACTAATGGCCCAACTCCTGCAGTGGAAGGAAGGAAAGGTCGGTGAGAGTCATGTTCTCGAGGCAAGATAA
- the cobU gene encoding bifunctional adenosylcobinamide kinase/adenosylcobinamide-phosphate guanylyltransferase, giving the protein MILVTGGVKSGKSTFALSLALKYEKRAFVATGVPFDDEMKERIRKHKEERKDLFDTYEEPVDVANVLRELDGKYDVIILECLTTYLGNLLHYNEDVESRFNMLVDVVEGMSSELVVVTNEVGWGIIPENNLARRYVELLGRWNSRLAKIAREVYLVVSGIGVRIR; this is encoded by the coding sequence ATGATACTCGTCACGGGTGGTGTGAAATCTGGAAAGAGCACATTCGCACTTTCCTTAGCCTTGAAGTACGAAAAGCGCGCATTCGTGGCAACTGGTGTACCGTTCGACGACGAGATGAAAGAGCGCATCAGAAAACACAAAGAAGAGAGGAAAGACCTCTTTGACACGTACGAGGAGCCTGTTGATGTTGCAAACGTTTTGCGGGAGCTGGACGGAAAGTACGATGTTATAATCCTCGAGTGCCTAACAACGTACCTTGGTAATTTGTTGCATTACAACGAAGACGTAGAAAGTCGATTCAATATGCTCGTTGACGTCGTAGAGGGGATGAGCTCAGAGCTCGTCGTTGTAACGAACGAAGTCGGTTGGGGAATCATTCCCGAGAATAACTTGGCAAGAAGATACGTCGAACTCCTCGGAAGGTGGAACAGCCGACTCGCAAAAATCGCAAGGGAAGTCTACCTTGTCGTTAGTGGGATTGGAGTGCGAATTAGATGA
- the cbiB gene encoding adenosylcobinamide-phosphate synthase CbiB, whose amino-acid sequence MLDRPTVCPAGWLFGILKGGNERLDFKERLIVFLIAIAIDLLLGEYPSKLHPVVYMGRLGKIFDQVRSKLGRGRRSFIEFMLGFSALVGESLLWITVATLVESVKSKVLMIILSALIFKSTFSIRGLYEHVAKCLTSDIEQLRKNVSMIVSRDTSKLDHQHLYSAAIESLSENIHDSYVGPMFYYLLFGLPGAVVYRVVNTYDALFGYRNEKYEWFGKFPARLDDVLNFVPARISTLFIMLFNPSRALSYIKKYGHLKINATYPMSAFAGVLGIGLEKLGYYKFEGPLPTVEDLKRALSLFCKVTVLILAAFTLLLLAVIS is encoded by the coding sequence TTGCTTGATAGGCCAACTGTGTGTCCTGCTGGTTGGTTATTTGGTATCCTGAAAGGTGGGAACGAAAGATTGGATTTCAAGGAAAGGCTGATCGTTTTCCTAATCGCTATCGCAATTGACTTACTACTGGGCGAATATCCATCTAAACTTCATCCAGTTGTGTACATGGGACGGCTGGGTAAAATTTTTGATCAAGTGAGAAGCAAACTCGGAAGGGGTAGGAGAAGTTTTATAGAGTTCATGCTGGGATTTTCAGCCCTCGTGGGTGAAAGTTTGCTGTGGATAACCGTCGCCACGCTAGTTGAATCCGTCAAAAGCAAGGTCCTAATGATTATTCTGTCAGCATTGATTTTCAAATCAACATTCTCAATTCGAGGACTCTACGAACACGTTGCCAAATGCCTCACAAGCGATATCGAGCAACTCAGGAAAAACGTGTCGATGATTGTATCACGCGACACCTCTAAGCTTGACCATCAACATCTGTACTCAGCAGCCATAGAGAGTTTATCGGAGAACATACACGACAGCTACGTCGGACCGATGTTTTACTACTTGCTCTTTGGTCTCCCCGGGGCGGTCGTTTACCGAGTTGTCAACACGTACGATGCGCTGTTTGGTTACCGAAACGAGAAGTACGAGTGGTTTGGAAAATTTCCCGCAAGGTTGGATGATGTCCTTAACTTCGTACCGGCTCGGATATCCACACTCTTTATCATGCTCTTCAACCCATCCCGTGCATTGAGCTACATTAAGAAATACGGTCATCTTAAAATCAACGCAACCTACCCGATGAGTGCGTTTGCCGGTGTACTGGGGATTGGTCTTGAAAAACTTGGGTACTACAAATTCGAAGGTCCACTCCCAACCGTTGAAGATTTGAAAAGAGCGCTGAGCTTATTTTGCAAGGTAACGGTTCTCATCTTAGCAGCTTTCACACTTTTACTACTTGCGGTAATCTCATGA
- a CDS encoding YitT family protein, protein MGIRKTGKLIAKEYFLSSFGVLLTALGLAIFLIPNNIAAGGASGLAIVLNRFINLSVGVWMYIINITLFAIAFILVGFDFSFKTIYCTFLLNFLIDLFDRIFPIFKYTGDTIVAVFFGNLLTAVGMALAFSQNASTGGTDILAKILNKFFGAPMGMSILFLDFSIGVMAGLAYDLNTGMYSVLSIVLNGTMIDFVLKGLELSVNVWIISDKYEEIKDFVLNELERGVTILDVTGGYTGQKRRMLLVALKRRELHELVSNIKRIDPHAFFIVNEARNVYGEGFKELI, encoded by the coding sequence GTGGGAATTAGAAAGACTGGTAAGCTGATAGCCAAAGAGTACTTTCTTTCATCCTTTGGCGTGTTGTTAACCGCGCTGGGACTGGCAATTTTTCTGATACCCAACAATATTGCGGCAGGTGGTGCGTCGGGGCTTGCAATAGTTTTGAATCGGTTTATCAACCTGTCGGTTGGTGTGTGGATGTACATCATCAACATCACACTCTTTGCCATTGCGTTCATATTGGTTGGATTCGATTTCAGCTTTAAAACAATTTATTGTACGTTTCTTTTGAACTTTCTGATCGACTTGTTCGATAGAATCTTCCCGATTTTCAAATACACAGGTGACACCATCGTAGCCGTCTTTTTCGGCAACCTCCTAACAGCTGTCGGAATGGCCCTTGCCTTTTCACAGAACGCATCCACAGGTGGTACGGACATCCTCGCTAAGATACTCAACAAGTTCTTCGGGGCACCGATGGGTATGTCGATACTCTTCCTGGACTTTTCCATCGGTGTAATGGCTGGCTTGGCTTACGATTTGAACACAGGGATGTACTCGGTACTCTCCATCGTTCTGAACGGTACGATGATCGACTTTGTTCTAAAAGGTTTGGAACTGTCTGTTAATGTCTGGATAATCTCGGATAAGTACGAGGAAATAAAAGATTTCGTTTTAAACGAGCTTGAAAGAGGTGTCACGATACTCGACGTAACCGGTGGTTACACGGGTCAGAAGCGTCGCATGTTGCTTGTAGCACTGAAGCGAAGGGAACTTCACGAATTAGTTTCGAACATCAAACGGATCGATCCACACGCGTTCTTTATCGTTAACGAAGCGAGAAACGTGTACGGAGAGGGATTTAAAGAACTGATTTAG
- a CDS encoding adenosylcobinamide-GDP ribazoletransferase — protein MRNGPLKHIKREFEIFLATLSLLTRLPINVNFGEDWEERFKKSPRFFTLVGYLPGALYASTRWTAGNVGSKWGFVITVAGLSLGFYFFDLFHFDGLLDMFDGFLNQSSKERRLEIMSKGNVGPFAVFYGTLFILVFFELFRTVGPTVLIFSSVFGRLTMNWVLVLSKPAKQTGLGAMLFPTDKLGPLISGMFTLPLMFLNRSLFVYLFAISICVGVLVSIVSRMKIGGVTGDVLGGSCLIGQLCVLLVGYLVS, from the coding sequence ATGCGGAACGGACCACTCAAACACATCAAACGTGAGTTTGAAATCTTTCTGGCAACGTTATCGCTCCTGACAAGGCTCCCAATCAATGTCAACTTCGGCGAGGATTGGGAAGAGCGGTTCAAAAAATCCCCACGTTTTTTCACACTCGTGGGGTATCTACCCGGTGCGCTTTATGCTTCCACGCGTTGGACAGCTGGGAACGTTGGTAGTAAGTGGGGATTCGTAATCACGGTCGCGGGGTTGTCATTGGGCTTCTATTTTTTCGATCTTTTCCACTTCGACGGTCTTTTGGATATGTTCGATGGTTTTTTGAACCAATCTTCCAAGGAAAGACGCCTCGAGATTATGTCGAAGGGAAACGTTGGACCGTTTGCCGTTTTCTACGGGACGCTATTTATCCTGGTCTTCTTTGAACTCTTCAGAACTGTCGGACCAACCGTACTGATATTTTCAAGCGTATTCGGACGTCTCACGATGAACTGGGTGTTGGTATTATCAAAACCAGCCAAGCAAACGGGACTGGGAGCTATGCTCTTTCCAACCGACAAATTGGGACCTCTGATATCCGGAATGTTCACCTTACCGTTAATGTTTCTGAATCGTTCTTTGTTCGTTTACTTGTTTGCCATTTCCATCTGCGTGGGTGTATTGGTGTCGATTGTATCAAGGATGAAAATAGGCGGAGTAACGGGAGATGTACTTGGTGGAAGTTGCTTGATAGGCCAACTGTGTGTCCTGCTGGTTGGTTATTTGGTATCCTGA
- a CDS encoding cobyric acid synthase, with the protein MAKTLMIVGSMSSVGKSTLVTGLCRIFSNRGYKVAPFKAQNMSTFLTECEPGTFISTAQYLQALAAREKPSHLMNPIILKPLGNMRSEVYVLGKPYSVASVGSYESLKENLWETVKWALEQLLEKYDLVIIEGAGSPVELNLKDGDIVNMRVASYVHAPTIIVGDIERGGIFAQLLGTYWLMTEDERQLVKGLIVNKFKGDVSLFTDGVKILEERSGLPVLGVVPYFETNLPPEDSLSGNFDRPNDINDAIFDHIARTLENHLSIGKLKSLVFEM; encoded by the coding sequence GTGGCGAAAACGTTGATGATCGTGGGTTCTATGTCCTCCGTTGGAAAAAGCACCTTAGTAACAGGTCTGTGTAGGATTTTCTCAAACCGTGGCTACAAAGTGGCCCCTTTCAAGGCGCAGAATATGTCCACTTTCTTGACCGAATGTGAACCTGGAACCTTTATCAGCACCGCACAGTACCTCCAAGCCTTGGCAGCACGCGAAAAGCCATCACACTTGATGAATCCCATCATCCTCAAGCCGTTGGGAAACATGCGTTCGGAGGTTTACGTTCTTGGAAAACCGTACAGCGTTGCTTCGGTAGGCTCTTACGAATCTTTGAAAGAAAACTTATGGGAAACAGTTAAGTGGGCTTTGGAGCAACTCCTCGAAAAGTATGATTTGGTGATTATTGAAGGTGCGGGAAGTCCAGTCGAACTGAACTTGAAAGATGGAGACATCGTCAATATGCGGGTTGCAAGTTACGTTCACGCACCAACCATCATCGTTGGAGACATAGAACGCGGAGGTATTTTTGCTCAGCTCCTCGGGACCTACTGGCTGATGACCGAAGACGAGAGACAATTAGTAAAGGGGCTGATCGTGAACAAATTTAAGGGGGACGTTTCGCTCTTCACCGACGGGGTGAAGATTTTGGAAGAACGCTCCGGTTTACCGGTCCTGGGAGTGGTACCGTACTTTGAGACAAATCTACCACCGGAAGACAGTCTCTCGGGAAATTTTGACCGACCGAATGATATCAACGATGCAATTTTTGACCACATTGCGCGTACATTAGAGAATCATTTGAGCATTGGAAAACTTAAAAGTCTTGTGTTTGAAATGTGA
- a CDS encoding aminotransferase class I/II-fold pyridoxal phosphate-dependent enzyme, with product MHGGVRDETLIDFSISVNPFVPSFLKELEKKVQRYVKRYNYAEWLEQDFRKFFGDDAVIVAGATEALHIFGWTVFKGATVIIPRPAYSEYERVAKFTASKVLTPWILEEGQLNLDILRGVIYSEVLRGEKIFVLLGNPNNPTGIYKPLALFIQHIAEELDNQVEFIIDEAFIDFVPQLEREELSTSCLSNLTLVRTFTKILGLPGIRVGYVTGSLSKLVEHYRMPWAIGADGFALIEQILENYESFKTFLKESASFFETQRAMFSKFACFNSKTNYFVLSVGDVDKFLTEAHAKRMHFRRMEDFGLPECVRVGLKDEVTNSKLMEFLECYYSNRTLC from the coding sequence TTGCACGGTGGCGTCCGTGACGAAACGTTGATCGATTTCTCGATATCCGTGAACCCATTTGTTCCCAGTTTTCTGAAAGAACTTGAAAAGAAAGTTCAACGTTACGTTAAAAGGTACAACTACGCTGAGTGGCTCGAACAAGACTTCAGAAAATTTTTCGGGGACGATGCCGTGATAGTGGCCGGTGCCACGGAAGCACTACACATCTTCGGATGGACCGTGTTCAAAGGCGCAACTGTTATCATCCCACGACCAGCGTATTCAGAATACGAAAGGGTCGCGAAGTTTACCGCATCCAAAGTCTTAACTCCTTGGATTCTTGAAGAAGGACAGCTGAATCTTGATATCCTGCGAGGCGTGATTTACAGCGAAGTTTTACGAGGTGAGAAAATTTTCGTTCTCCTGGGCAACCCAAACAATCCAACGGGAATATACAAACCGCTTGCGCTATTCATCCAGCATATTGCTGAAGAACTGGATAATCAAGTAGAATTCATTATCGACGAGGCGTTTATTGATTTTGTTCCACAGCTTGAGAGGGAGGAACTTTCAACATCCTGTCTTTCAAACCTAACGTTGGTGAGAACGTTTACCAAGATCCTCGGGCTACCTGGTATAAGGGTGGGGTACGTTACCGGAAGTCTGAGCAAACTCGTTGAACACTACAGGATGCCATGGGCGATAGGAGCAGACGGATTTGCTCTGATAGAGCAAATTTTGGAGAATTATGAGTCGTTCAAAACCTTTCTGAAGGAGAGTGCTTCTTTCTTCGAAACGCAGAGGGCAATGTTTTCCAAATTCGCCTGCTTTAACTCCAAGACGAATTATTTCGTACTTTCAGTGGGGGATGTGGATAAGTTTCTCACGGAAGCACATGCCAAGAGAATGCACTTCCGCCGCATGGAGGATTTTGGACTTCCAGAATGTGTGCGTGTGGGGTTGAAAGATGAGGTAACGAATTCGAAGCTAATGGAATTTCTTGAGTGTTATTATTCAAATCGCACTCTTTGTTAG
- a CDS encoding diphthine--ammonia ligase — protein MYLKLSQEPPRIIFASWSGGKDSALAFYFASQKFGKVDHIFTMFSEDCGRTRAHGLKLEHIRAQAESLGAELIFACASWQSYEDVFSIVISSNFAGGLGVFGDIDIQEHLDWVVRVCTSNNVGVFEPLWGMDREEVLERFIRLGFRAKVVRVKKGYEELLGRELDEDFIELAKKLNIDLCGEHGEYHTFVYDGPIFKFPIPTEDLEYGIQD, from the coding sequence GTGTACTTGAAATTGTCTCAAGAACCTCCAAGGATAATTTTTGCGTCGTGGAGTGGAGGGAAGGATAGTGCTCTTGCGTTCTATTTTGCAAGTCAGAAGTTCGGAAAGGTCGATCACATATTCACGATGTTTTCTGAAGATTGTGGCAGAACGCGCGCACACGGTCTGAAACTTGAACACATCCGAGCGCAAGCGGAAAGCTTGGGGGCCGAGTTGATTTTTGCTTGCGCGAGTTGGCAAAGCTACGAAGATGTTTTTTCTATTGTGATTTCTTCGAATTTTGCCGGCGGGCTTGGAGTCTTCGGAGACATCGATATCCAGGAACACCTCGATTGGGTGGTTCGCGTGTGTACATCGAACAACGTCGGCGTGTTCGAGCCACTCTGGGGTATGGACAGGGAAGAGGTCCTTGAGAGGTTCATAAGACTCGGTTTTAGAGCCAAGGTTGTTCGGGTAAAAAAGGGATACGAAGAGCTCCTCGGACGAGAACTCGATGAAGATTTCATCGAATTGGCCAAAAAACTCAACATTGACCTTTGCGGTGAACACGGAGAGTACCATACGTTCGTGTACGATGGCCCGATTTTCAAGTTCCCTATTCCGACGGAAGACTTAGAGTACGGGATTCAGGACTAA
- a CDS encoding HD-GYP domain-containing protein yields MNRREIAEKLINVTPFREFLRRWTAKTLILLILLLGLNVVAGFYLSKTNFRRFVLFSFVLIVIESFIIKEYFFSRKSMLMKNVISPLLNLTDALSEQIRSNLHRGDINVKSDIWEINRFAEDIKYFIESYVELLQENDATKQQLQAVYSEVHLAYRNFHEAYINFAKRLSIIAEAYDEQTGNHIERVGVLSAFVAEKLGLDGRMVELIRNFAPLHDIGKLLVPKDILNKPGRLTPEEFEEVKKHTLYGAQLIGDDPFFEVARNIALYHHEKFDGSGYPFGLKGDEIPIEAQIVAVVDVYDALRSRRSYKKELSHEEAMVVLLGKDERTSFTHFNPRILSIFVKYSEEIKMLWDSVSFSSSQLLDVRRDDRLDISKTS; encoded by the coding sequence ATGAACAGACGCGAGATTGCCGAAAAATTAATCAACGTCACACCGTTCCGAGAATTCCTGAGACGTTGGACAGCGAAGACTCTCATACTTCTTATTTTACTTCTTGGGTTGAACGTTGTTGCAGGATTCTACTTGTCAAAGACGAATTTTCGACGATTTGTATTGTTCAGCTTTGTACTGATTGTTATCGAAAGCTTTATTATCAAAGAGTACTTTTTCTCTCGAAAATCCATGCTTATGAAGAACGTGATAAGTCCGCTTCTGAACCTAACCGATGCTCTTTCAGAACAGATCAGGTCGAATTTACACAGAGGAGATATCAACGTTAAATCGGACATCTGGGAAATAAATCGTTTTGCTGAGGATATTAAATACTTCATTGAGAGCTACGTTGAACTTCTTCAAGAAAACGACGCAACCAAACAGCAGCTGCAAGCGGTTTACAGTGAGGTGCATCTTGCGTATAGAAATTTCCACGAAGCGTACATCAACTTTGCCAAGCGGCTTTCAATCATAGCCGAAGCCTACGACGAGCAAACCGGCAACCACATCGAAAGGGTTGGTGTACTCTCCGCGTTCGTAGCAGAGAAGTTGGGGTTGGATGGTAGGATGGTTGAGCTGATAAGGAACTTCGCACCGCTCCACGATATAGGCAAGCTCCTGGTCCCCAAAGACATTTTGAACAAGCCTGGTAGGCTAACTCCCGAAGAGTTCGAGGAAGTTAAGAAACACACACTTTACGGTGCCCAGCTCATAGGTGATGATCCGTTCTTCGAAGTGGCCAGAAACATAGCTCTCTACCATCACGAGAAATTTGATGGTAGCGGATATCCGTTTGGATTGAAAGGTGACGAAATCCCCATCGAAGCCCAGATCGTGGCCGTTGTTGACGTGTACGATGCACTACGGTCTAGAAGGTCGTACAAAAAAGAGCTATCGCACGAGGAAGCGATGGTGGTTTTACTCGGAAAGGACGAACGAACGAGCTTCACACACTTCAACCCTCGCATTCTTTCTATTTTCGTAAAGTACAGCGAGGAAATCAAAATGCTTTGGGATTCAGTTTCTTTCAGCTCCTCTCAGCTGCTCGATGTGCGCAGGGATGATAGGCTCGATATTTCAAAAACAAGTTAA
- the cbiR gene encoding cobamide remodeling phosphodiesterase CbiR yields the protein MSVKANKKQFIGTTSWLVPGTYYENARLIAQSFDFVELLVYQWDKETKELFEAEKDKLIALHERYGLLYTVHLPTNNFDEVLRVYDYFEGLSHKLSVVNYVLHPYRDPRFHKFVSSAAKVSVENLAERYVLHQRTVFDVGHHLLGVNVDESFIENVVEIHLMGIANGRDHVRLNIPTLESVWKILGDRLFTTEFVCFEIFDLYELIESVRLWEWWKNNAERTTQTHQT from the coding sequence ATGAGCGTAAAAGCGAACAAGAAACAATTCATCGGTACAACGTCGTGGCTTGTGCCTGGAACTTACTACGAGAACGCCAGGTTAATTGCACAGTCATTCGACTTTGTCGAATTGTTGGTTTACCAATGGGACAAGGAAACTAAGGAGCTTTTTGAAGCTGAAAAGGACAAACTCATCGCGTTACACGAAAGATACGGTTTGCTCTACACCGTCCACTTACCAACCAACAACTTCGATGAGGTCTTAAGGGTGTACGATTACTTCGAAGGGTTGTCCCACAAACTCTCGGTGGTTAATTACGTTCTCCATCCGTATCGAGATCCAAGGTTTCACAAATTCGTCAGTTCCGCTGCGAAGGTCTCGGTGGAAAACCTTGCTGAACGATATGTATTGCACCAGAGAACAGTATTCGACGTGGGTCATCACCTACTCGGTGTTAATGTGGACGAAAGTTTCATCGAAAATGTCGTTGAAATCCACTTGATGGGAATTGCGAACGGGCGTGACCATGTGAGGTTAAATATTCCAACCCTGGAGTCGGTGTGGAAAATACTGGGCGATAGACTTTTTACGACCGAGTTTGTTTGTTTTGAGATATTCGATCTTTACGAGCTTATCGAATCCGTTAGACTTTGGGAGTGGTGGAAAAACAATGCGGAACGGACCACTCAAACACATCAAACGTGA
- a CDS encoding succinate--CoA ligase subunit alpha — protein MFSRQDKVCVYGITGRYGSFHTKRMIEYGTQVVCGVSKNKEIKEVHGVPVYYSLKDFVEKHGKVDTAIFFVPAQHVCEAFDDALLAGVEKFVIITEHVPIHDTLEMVKAAKRERRILIGPNCPGIIYPQERLKVGIMPEKYFKPGQFAIISRSGTLMYEMAKILSEGPGVGLCLGLGGDPIVGTNVAEAFEIIKEHGFEKVLVIGEIGGEDEVRGVEYALKIGFQPLNIYAFFAGRHAPEGKRMGHAGAIVEGEKGKVLYKERAMMQMGVKVVRLPWELERLVS, from the coding sequence ATGTTCTCGAGGCAAGATAAGGTGTGCGTGTACGGGATAACGGGACGATACGGTAGTTTTCACACCAAGCGTATGATTGAATACGGAACGCAAGTTGTCTGTGGTGTGAGTAAAAACAAGGAGATAAAAGAAGTGCATGGTGTTCCTGTTTACTATTCGTTAAAGGACTTTGTCGAGAAACATGGAAAGGTTGACACAGCGATTTTCTTTGTACCGGCACAGCACGTCTGTGAAGCATTTGATGATGCACTATTGGCCGGTGTCGAAAAATTTGTGATAATCACCGAACACGTTCCGATCCACGATACACTCGAAATGGTGAAAGCTGCAAAACGCGAACGTAGGATCTTGATTGGCCCGAACTGTCCGGGGATAATTTATCCGCAGGAACGCTTAAAGGTCGGTATCATGCCGGAGAAGTACTTCAAGCCTGGTCAGTTTGCCATCATTTCCAGAAGCGGTACGCTCATGTACGAAATGGCCAAGATACTTAGCGAAGGGCCAGGTGTTGGATTGTGCCTTGGACTTGGAGGAGATCCAATTGTTGGGACAAACGTCGCTGAGGCATTTGAAATCATCAAGGAACATGGGTTTGAAAAGGTATTGGTTATTGGAGAGATCGGTGGAGAGGATGAAGTTCGCGGTGTGGAATATGCGTTGAAAATTGGATTCCAGCCATTGAACATATACGCATTTTTTGCCGGAAGACACGCGCCGGAAGGCAAAAGGATGGGGCACGCTGGTGCCATTGTCGAAGGTGAAAAGGGAAAGGTTCTGTACAAGGAGCGTGCGATGATGCAAATGGGTGTTAAGGTGGTGAGATTACCGTGGGAATTAGAAAGACTGGTAAGCTGA